Proteins from a single region of Dyadobacter fanqingshengii:
- a CDS encoding DUF3784 domain-containing protein, whose translation MFTAAIVLAIIFTSLGFIVTASNAKYILSGYNTMSEADRAKMDIVGYVRFFKRFHIFLGLSLITGFLILTLLNNNWAGSFIIIYPLLAYVFLIAKGNKYYRGTKGQRSGTYVGMAILLVIIAGISTQLYSSLQDSKLIFTDNSMEIKGMYGLTLSKADIAKIELVPELPPISYKSNGFAAGDFAKGNFKTKDGRTIKLFVNKKINPFLFITTKTDQIYYSSNEIASQALYDKLRLWSAN comes from the coding sequence ATGTTTACCGCCGCAATCGTTCTTGCTATCATTTTTACGTCACTCGGCTTCATCGTGACTGCCAGTAATGCGAAGTACATTTTATCAGGTTACAACACCATGTCCGAAGCCGACCGCGCCAAGATGGATATCGTTGGTTATGTCAGGTTTTTCAAGAGATTTCACATTTTCCTGGGTTTATCGCTGATCACAGGCTTTCTGATCCTGACTTTGCTCAACAATAACTGGGCAGGTTCCTTTATCATTATTTATCCGCTGCTGGCTTATGTTTTTTTAATTGCAAAAGGCAACAAATACTATCGCGGAACCAAAGGGCAGCGATCGGGCACTTATGTGGGAATGGCCATTTTGCTGGTCATTATCGCGGGGATTTCCACACAACTTTATTCCAGCCTGCAGGACAGCAAGCTTATATTTACGGACAATAGCATGGAAATTAAGGGAATGTACGGTCTCACACTGAGCAAAGCCGACATTGCCAAAATCGAACTTGTGCCGGAATTGCCGCCTATATCTTATAAATCAAACGGCTTTGCGGCAGGCGATTTTGCGAAAGGGAATTTTAAGACCAAGGACGGACGCACGATCAAGTTATTTGTTAATAAAAAAATAAATCCGTTTCTGTTTATTACAACAAAAACGGATCAGATCTATTACAGCTCCAACGAAATTGCTTCGCAGGCTCTTTATGATAAATTAAGGCTTTGGAGCGCTAACTAA
- a CDS encoding DUF748 domain-containing protein: protein MKRSVKILIGIVIILIIARLLLPYFVVRYVNKVLADMNGYTGRIEDVDIHLIRGAYQIDGMNIRKVNGKIKEPFILIPKMDLSVQWESLLKGKLVSKVECYNPEINFAFSSSEEGSQTGAENDWTKVIKDLLPIEINRFEIIDGKVDLTSIVSQPKTDLTLNNFQLEIENIRNVEEKGKALPSPVKATGDLPGFGGTMLFTANMLLLKQIPDFDYNMSLKDLQLVKLNSLSRQYGNLDFEQGTMSLVSEMRMVDGKLEGYLKPLTKDMKIFKMKEENRNVSQFFRELLAEGGAFLLENKKKDQVATRIPLKGTVGDISTDLWPIIINVLRNAYVEAFKAEYDSSMSVKDTIKEVRKDRKEKRKEKREARKEKRERKKAERKKD, encoded by the coding sequence GTGAAAAGATCTGTAAAAATATTGATAGGAATAGTGATTATTCTGATAATCGCCCGCTTGCTGCTGCCCTATTTTGTGGTGCGTTATGTGAACAAAGTTCTTGCTGACATGAATGGTTACACCGGTCGTATCGAAGATGTGGACATTCATCTGATCCGGGGCGCTTACCAGATCGACGGCATGAATATCCGGAAAGTCAACGGAAAAATTAAAGAGCCTTTCATCCTGATCCCCAAGATGGATCTTTCGGTGCAATGGGAATCATTACTGAAAGGAAAGCTCGTGAGCAAAGTGGAATGCTACAATCCAGAGATCAACTTTGCGTTCAGCAGCAGCGAAGAAGGAAGTCAGACAGGTGCAGAAAATGACTGGACGAAGGTTATCAAGGATCTTTTGCCCATTGAAATAAACCGTTTTGAAATTATTGACGGCAAGGTAGACCTCACGAGCATTGTAAGTCAACCGAAGACGGACCTAACCTTAAACAATTTCCAGCTGGAAATCGAGAATATTCGTAATGTGGAGGAAAAGGGCAAGGCCTTACCATCACCTGTGAAAGCTACAGGTGATCTCCCCGGCTTTGGCGGAACCATGTTGTTCACTGCTAATATGCTGCTGTTGAAACAAATCCCGGATTTCGATTATAATATGAGCCTGAAAGATCTGCAACTGGTGAAGCTCAACAGCCTGTCGCGCCAATATGGAAACCTGGATTTTGAACAAGGGACAATGAGCCTTGTAAGTGAAATGAGAATGGTCGACGGCAAGCTTGAAGGTTATCTCAAGCCGCTTACCAAGGATATGAAGATCTTCAAGATGAAAGAGGAGAACCGGAATGTAAGCCAGTTCTTTCGTGAGCTGCTGGCAGAAGGCGGCGCTTTTCTTCTGGAAAATAAAAAGAAAGACCAGGTTGCTACGCGGATTCCCCTAAAAGGAACTGTCGGCGACATTTCCACCGATCTCTGGCCAATCATTATCAATGTACTGCGTAATGCTTACGTGGAAGCATTTAAGGCCGAATACGACTCGTCAATGAGTGTGAAGGACACTATTAAGGAAGTGCGCAAGGACCGGAAAGAAAAGCGTAAGGAAAAACGTGAAGCGCGGAAGGAGAAGCGTGAACGCAAAAAAGCGGAACGTAAAAAAGATTAA
- a CDS encoding bifunctional 4-hydroxy-2-oxoglutarate aldolase/2-dehydro-3-deoxy-phosphogluconate aldolase has product MDKETTLKLLNQVGVLPLFYHSDIEIAKEVINASYRGGARAFEFTNRGENAFTVFTELVAYTKESLPGLSMGIGTIYDAETAQKFIDAGTDFIVTPCLNPAVGYACAKANIPWIPGVSTLTEIYNAQQAGAEVVKLFPGDVVGSKFIKAIRGPMPNVKIMVTGGVQPTAESINEWFGAGAYAVGLGSNLFPKDIIADGNYAWIEQKVAESIALVTKFREAN; this is encoded by the coding sequence ATGGATAAGGAAACGACATTAAAACTATTAAATCAGGTTGGCGTCCTGCCTCTGTTTTATCATAGTGACATAGAAATTGCCAAGGAGGTGATCAACGCCAGTTATCGCGGCGGAGCGCGGGCATTTGAATTTACAAACCGCGGCGAAAACGCATTCACCGTATTTACTGAACTGGTTGCTTACACGAAGGAAAGCCTGCCGGGATTGTCCATGGGAATCGGCACGATCTACGATGCGGAAACTGCGCAGAAATTTATAGATGCCGGAACCGATTTCATTGTTACGCCCTGTCTCAACCCGGCGGTTGGCTATGCGTGTGCAAAGGCAAATATCCCGTGGATTCCGGGTGTATCAACATTAACAGAAATCTATAATGCACAACAGGCCGGGGCTGAGGTCGTAAAGCTTTTTCCCGGCGATGTTGTAGGATCCAAGTTTATCAAAGCGATCCGCGGGCCTATGCCTAATGTGAAGATCATGGTCACAGGAGGCGTGCAGCCCACTGCCGAAAGCATCAATGAATGGTTCGGAGCAGGCGCTTATGCGGTTGGCTTGGGATCGAATTTATTTCCGAAAGACATTATTGCAGATGGCAACTATGCCTGGATAGAGCAGAAAGTTGCCGAAAGCATTGCATTGGTTACCAAATTCAGGGAAGCCAATTGA
- a CDS encoding sugar kinase, giving the protein MAQIVSFGEVLMRLSTPGFSRFEQARQLNVTYAGGEANVSTALAYWGHHTAHVTRFPDSPIGRAAAQYLHFHGVDVSHIIYGGPRMAVYFLETGAALRGSQIVYDRANSSLAEIDPKEIDWESILKDAKWFHWAGITPALSQGAADALLDGIKAARKLGLTVSGDIFYRANLWKYGKKPSDILPELTAGTDIVIANSENIKEIFGIEGNDFVESCVNLQKAYPQVKTIVDTKRTSISASHNLLRAYLWNGKELLETADTEINPIIDRVGGGDAFIAGLIHGLITFNDQQKALEFGVAASALKHTIEGDALISTIQEVEAIRQGETSGRIKR; this is encoded by the coding sequence ATGGCTCAAATAGTTTCTTTTGGAGAAGTCCTTATGCGGCTTTCTACACCAGGTTTTTCCCGTTTTGAACAAGCACGTCAACTGAATGTCACTTATGCCGGCGGAGAAGCGAATGTCTCCACGGCATTGGCTTATTGGGGACATCATACGGCCCACGTAACCCGCTTCCCCGACTCGCCGATTGGCAGGGCTGCGGCACAATATCTTCATTTTCATGGTGTTGATGTTTCCCATATCATTTACGGAGGCCCCAGAATGGCTGTTTATTTCCTGGAAACAGGTGCAGCATTGCGCGGCAGTCAGATCGTTTACGACAGGGCTAATTCGTCATTAGCAGAAATAGATCCGAAAGAAATTGATTGGGAAAGCATTTTGAAAGATGCCAAATGGTTTCATTGGGCGGGCATTACACCGGCACTTTCGCAGGGAGCAGCAGATGCGCTTCTGGATGGCATTAAAGCAGCCAGAAAATTAGGACTTACCGTTTCAGGGGATATTTTTTACCGGGCCAATTTGTGGAAATACGGTAAAAAACCATCCGACATCCTGCCTGAACTGACCGCCGGAACTGACATTGTTATTGCAAACAGCGAAAATATAAAGGAGATTTTTGGCATTGAAGGAAACGATTTTGTTGAATCGTGCGTCAATTTACAGAAGGCATATCCGCAAGTAAAGACGATTGTTGATACAAAACGGACATCCATCAGTGCTTCCCACAACCTGCTAAGGGCATATCTCTGGAACGGAAAAGAGCTTTTGGAGACAGCCGACACAGAAATCAACCCGATTATTGACAGAGTTGGTGGCGGAGACGCATTCATAGCCGGTTTGATCCACGGATTGATTACTTTTAATGATCAGCAAAAGGCACTGGAATTTGGTGTTGCGGCTTCGGCTTTGAAACATACTATTGAAGGGGACGCACTGATATCCACTATTCAGGAAGTTGAAGCGATCAGGCAGGGAGAGACTTCCGGCCGGATCAAGCGTTAA